The Nostoc sp. PCC 7524 nucleotide sequence TCCGCCAAAATCCGTCAACAGGATCGTTGGCTGTTAAGGATAGTTGATGTGTGCAAAGCACTGGAAGCACGGGGTTATCCACAGGGTATTGCGGCGGAATTACATTTAGAAGTACAAGATGATTTATTAATTGCTAACCACGGTAAGTTTATTTTATCTGTTGCCAATGGTCGGGGTGAAGTGACTAAGGGCGGTAAAGGTGAGTTAAGGCTAGATATTAGAGGTTTAGCATCTTTGTACAGCAGTTTATTTACACCCCATCAGTTGCAGTTAACAGGGAAACTAGAAGCAACCGCAACAGCACTCTCCACAGCCACACAAATATTTGCAGGTGCATCCCCTTGGATGGCGGATTTCTTTTGATTAGGGATTGGGGATTGGGGATTGGGGATTGGGGAAGATGAGGGGGATGAGGGGGATGAGGGGGATGAGATGGAGGCGTAAGCTTACCCCAGGGTAAGAGCAGAGGAAATAACTATTGCCTATTGCCTACTAAACTAATGACTAAATTATTTACTATGCACCAAAGTTCTGGTCGCTGGCGTTTAGGGCTGGCGTTATCATTGTTGACGGTTTTCTTGTGGGGGATTTTACCTATTGCCCTCAAGGTGGTTTTGCAATCGCTGGATGTTTACACGATTATTTGGTTTCGTTTTTTGGTGTCGTTTGTTGTACTGGCGAGTTATTTAGGTTTGCGCGGTAAATTGCCGAAGCTAGGACAATTAAGTGCTAACGCTTGGAAGTTGTTAGCGATCGCTACTCTGATGTTAGCAGCTAATTATTTTTTGTTTATGCAGGGGTTGGCGTTAACATCACCTGCTAACGCGGAAGTGATTATTCAATTAGCTACCCTATTGTTAGGCTTTGGGGGTTTGGTTGTTTTTCAAGAACGGTACAATTTGCAACAATGGTTAGGTGTTGGTGTCTTGACTTTGGGTTACATTTTGTTTTTCAAGGCTCAATTCACAAGTTTAATTACTTCCCAAGGTATCTATATTCTGGGTAGTGCCTTAGTAGTATTAGGCGCAGCAGTTTGGGCAATTTATGCTTTGGCTCAAAAGCAATTATTACAATCTCTATCTTCTGCCCATATTATGTTAATGATCTACGGGGGATGTGCTGTATTATTCACACCCTTGGCAAAAGTGGGAACAATAATTACACTCAGTAATTTGCATTTATTAACGTTAGTTTTTTGTGGTTTTAATACTCTGATTGCCTATGGTGCTTTTGCAGAATCTTTGGAACATTGGGAAGCATCAAGGGTGAGTGCAGTGTTAGCTTTAGCGCCAATTGTGACTTTAATTGCCGTAGAATTAACATCCCTAATTGCACCTAATTTAATTCCTCCAGAACGGCTGACAATTGTAGGGGTATTGGGTGCGTGTTTAGTAGTAGGTGGTTCGGTAGCGATCGCTTTAAAGAAATATTAATCATTTAGACTACATCAAAAATACTGAGGCAGACGATTTTAACATTTGTTATGATTGTATCGCTAGTAGCAATTTTGAGATAAAATCTCTTACAGGGTGAATTTTTATCTATCTCAGTATCTGCGAAAAAAATTAAATTTTCATCTTTGAATCAAGCAAAAAAATTATGCGGCTTGAATTCGGAATTCTCAGAATAAATCTATAGGACTGAAACGAATAGAACTACTCAACTGGGGTGTCAGCATAACTACCAAAGCCAACGCATCTTGCACTCACACCACCAAAACAGTTGAAAAATGAATGTTTTATGGAATCATTGGACTAGCACTATGAGTAAAAATTTGCTCTTGCTAGTCTGTTCAATCTTGCTGCCAACATCTGGTATTAATAATTCTGTCATTGCCGCAGAGAGAGTTTATACTTCTTATTCAGCTTTAGAAT carries:
- a CDS encoding DMT family transporter, with product MHQSSGRWRLGLALSLLTVFLWGILPIALKVVLQSLDVYTIIWFRFLVSFVVLASYLGLRGKLPKLGQLSANAWKLLAIATLMLAANYFLFMQGLALTSPANAEVIIQLATLLLGFGGLVVFQERYNLQQWLGVGVLTLGYILFFKAQFTSLITSQGIYILGSALVVLGAAVWAIYALAQKQLLQSLSSAHIMLMIYGGCAVLFTPLAKVGTIITLSNLHLLTLVFCGFNTLIAYGAFAESLEHWEASRVSAVLALAPIVTLIAVELTSLIAPNLIPPERLTIVGVLGACLVVGGSVAIALKKY